In Oscillatoria sp. FACHB-1407, a single genomic region encodes these proteins:
- the xseA gene encoding exodeoxyribonuclease VII large subunit encodes MTLNLPNVLFPDTSLSVAGLTAYIQALLEHDDQLRQVWVTGEVSSATRYRSGLFFTLQDPDAQASISCVVWSSQINKLATLPAQGEQLIILGRIHVHPQRGSYQLMVWQALPAGEGLRALRYRQLRQQLEREGLFDPNRKRPLPRHPQTIAVVTSPQAAAWGDIQRTLKRRYPGLHVLFSPALVQGDQAPVSIVSAIRRVERDGRAEVLIVSRGGGAIEDMACFNDERVVRAIASCSIPVVAGIGHQRDESLSDLAADVCAHTPTAAAEQAVPGLMDLVAEHQERLDALHQAVQQNLNDCFDQCDRLRTRLQRLTPDRQIRQRMQAIAWMRQRLTQSTQQRLQHARQYCDLLKQKLTTLAPQAVLQRGYAVVTQEDGAIVRAAADLLPGQDVTIQLAQGSVKAQVSEILNTQPIQLVDKPL; translated from the coding sequence ATGACTCTCAACCTCCCCAATGTCCTATTTCCCGATACGTCGCTCTCTGTGGCAGGGTTAACAGCCTACATTCAAGCCTTGCTAGAGCACGACGACCAATTGCGGCAGGTTTGGGTGACTGGTGAGGTGTCGAGTGCGACCCGTTACCGCAGCGGCTTGTTCTTCACGTTGCAAGATCCGGACGCACAAGCCTCCATCAGCTGTGTGGTGTGGAGTAGTCAGATCAATAAGCTGGCAACGCTTCCAGCTCAGGGTGAACAATTGATTATTCTGGGCAGGATTCATGTCCATCCCCAACGGGGCAGTTATCAATTAATGGTGTGGCAGGCACTGCCAGCGGGAGAAGGCTTGCGGGCACTGCGCTATCGTCAATTGCGCCAACAACTGGAAAGAGAGGGGTTGTTTGACCCCAACCGCAAGCGTCCTCTGCCCAGACATCCCCAGACGATCGCGGTGGTGACATCGCCACAAGCGGCTGCCTGGGGTGACATTCAACGAACACTCAAACGCCGCTATCCAGGGTTGCATGTCCTGTTTTCTCCGGCTCTTGTGCAGGGGGATCAAGCCCCTGTCTCGATTGTCAGTGCAATTCGGCGGGTAGAACGGGACGGGCGAGCAGAGGTGTTGATTGTCTCACGGGGGGGCGGCGCAATCGAAGATATGGCGTGTTTCAATGATGAGCGAGTCGTCCGGGCGATCGCCTCCTGTTCCATTCCCGTTGTGGCAGGCATTGGACACCAGCGCGATGAGTCGCTGTCGGATCTGGCGGCAGATGTCTGTGCCCATACCCCAACGGCAGCGGCTGAACAAGCGGTTCCCGGTTTAATGGATTTGGTAGCTGAGCATCAGGAACGCCTGGATGCCTTACATCAAGCGGTGCAGCAGAACCTGAATGACTGTTTTGACCAGTGCGATCGCCTGCGAACACGCCTGCAACGACTCACCCCCGATCGCCAAATTCGCCAACGGATGCAAGCGATCGCCTGGATGCGTCAACGCCTGACCCAGAGCACTCAACAACGCTTGCAACACGCCAGACAATACTGCGATTTACTCAAACAAAAACTCACAACACTTGCCCCCCAGGCTGTGCTTCAGCGGGGATATGCGGTGGTGACGCAAGAGGATGGGGCGATCGTGCGAGCGGCAGCGGATCTTCTGCCTGGGCAAGACGTAACCATCCAATTGGCACAGGGAAGCGTCAAAGCCCAAGTCTCTGAAATCCTCAATACCCAACCTATCCAGCTTGTGGACAAGCCATTATGA
- the xseB gene encoding exodeoxyribonuclease VII small subunit: MTHSPSDPRLSPALPDNWNYEAKVAEVEAIINRIEMGDLELAEVFDQFAIAVTHLHECETFLNHKKSQMDLLIETLVDNSEAF; the protein is encoded by the coding sequence ATGACTCATTCCCCCAGTGATCCCCGTCTTTCTCCAGCCCTGCCAGATAACTGGAATTATGAAGCTAAGGTGGCGGAGGTCGAAGCAATTATTAATCGCATCGAAATGGGCGACCTGGAACTGGCAGAGGTGTTTGACCAGTTTGCGATCGCCGTGACTCACCTGCACGAGTGCGAAACCTTCCTAAACCATAAAAAATCCCAAATGGATTTGCTGATTGAAACGCTGGTAGACAATTCTGAAGCTTTTTAA
- a CDS encoding TIGR02652 family protein, translating into MMNPALQYPIFGPEIQCPHCHQMIPALTLTDTYLCQRHGAFEADPKTAELIHLQSGRHWRQWNNEWYRQHTHPDGIRFEIHEALDRLYTQGYRATRVIIAKRYQELISTYLERSTPWRGQSESSRPRLYGLPVEFSPDPEEEPCWDVINFDLDKEPGAPVRYPYFRLFE; encoded by the coding sequence ATGATGAATCCAGCCCTACAGTATCCTATCTTCGGACCGGAGATTCAATGTCCTCATTGTCATCAAATGATCCCGGCACTGACGCTGACTGATACCTATCTCTGTCAGCGACACGGTGCATTTGAGGCTGATCCCAAAACCGCAGAACTCATTCATCTGCAATCAGGACGGCACTGGCGGCAGTGGAATAACGAGTGGTATCGACAACATACGCACCCCGATGGCATCCGCTTTGAGATCCATGAGGCACTCGATCGCCTCTATACTCAAGGCTATCGAGCCACACGGGTGATCATCGCGAAGCGATATCAAGAGCTCATTAGCACCTATTTAGAGCGCAGCACCCCTTGGCGGGGGCAATCGGAATCATCGCGACCCCGGCTATACGGGTTGCCGGTCGAGTTTAGCCCCGACCCTGAAGAAGAACCTTGTTGGGATGTGATTAACTTTGACCTGGATAAGGAACCCGGTGCCCCGGTGCGCTATCCTTACTTCCGGCTGTTTGAGTAG
- a CDS encoding peptidoglycan-binding protein, whose amino-acid sequence MSHRINIVFISYLTGLSVTSILGVTPVEARAYATSPLGGYHPVSRELIAQASTDATATDESEASSTASPDEDTSILKLGSRGERVSELQAILQKLGYYESKPDGIFGDQTKSAVIEFQRQANLPVDGQVGESTLQQLQEAIASSSETNPDTAPQPTPSATPEAPPTPTGETEPETTSDTANVAGTSERSGQGWIAVILAASAVVGFALYRYTRPRIKRLAPSKMAPSAVKESNSERSPDEPVATPTQVVSELTEVQPVTREEAPTNGVSANGVSTNGTAGVTLHLASEAIPAEISPVNETTRLAKVDIVDELIDDLRSPDPVKRRKAIWELGQVGDSKAVQPLVDLMMDADSSQRSLILAAISEIGVRTLKPMNRALLLSLQDHSSDVRKNAIRDVTRVYDLISQMSELLAHAASDPDAEVQETARWALGQLGRIRSVPELSSGASLSNRTPEHLPGDV is encoded by the coding sequence ATGTCCCACCGCATCAATATCGTATTCATTTCCTATCTCACAGGTTTAAGCGTTACTTCTATCCTGGGCGTTACACCTGTTGAGGCTCGTGCCTATGCCACGTCACCTTTAGGAGGTTACCATCCTGTCTCGCGTGAACTGATTGCCCAAGCTTCAACAGATGCCACGGCTACAGATGAGTCTGAAGCATCTTCTACTGCCTCTCCTGATGAAGACACCTCTATTCTCAAACTTGGCAGTCGTGGAGAGCGCGTCTCTGAACTGCAAGCAATCTTACAAAAACTGGGGTACTACGAGAGCAAGCCGGATGGCATTTTTGGAGATCAGACGAAATCGGCGGTGATTGAATTTCAACGGCAAGCCAATTTGCCGGTAGATGGACAAGTGGGTGAGTCTACCCTCCAGCAGTTACAGGAAGCGATCGCCTCCAGTTCAGAAACCAATCCTGACACCGCACCTCAACCAACCCCATCAGCAACTCCCGAAGCACCTCCAACCCCAACAGGCGAGACAGAACCTGAAACAACAAGCGATACAGCCAATGTTGCAGGGACATCCGAGCGCAGCGGACAGGGTTGGATAGCGGTCATCCTGGCTGCCTCTGCCGTGGTGGGGTTTGCGCTTTATCGCTATACTCGCCCCCGGATCAAGCGTTTGGCTCCCTCAAAGATGGCACCTTCCGCTGTGAAGGAATCTAACTCAGAGCGATCGCCTGATGAACCCGTGGCTACCCCGACTCAGGTCGTCTCAGAGCTAACCGAAGTTCAGCCTGTAACGAGGGAGGAAGCACCGACCAATGGCGTGTCTGCTAACGGAGTCTCCACTAACGGAACGGCAGGCGTCACCCTTCATCTGGCATCGGAGGCGATTCCGGCAGAAATTTCTCCAGTTAACGAAACTACTCGCTTAGCTAAAGTTGATATTGTTGACGAACTAATTGATGATTTGCGAAGCCCTGACCCGGTCAAGCGACGCAAAGCTATCTGGGAGTTGGGACAGGTTGGCGATTCTAAAGCAGTTCAGCCGTTAGTTGATCTCATGATGGATGCTGACTCCAGCCAACGCAGTCTTATTCTGGCGGCGATCTCAGAGATTGGAGTGCGCACCCTCAAACCGATGAATCGTGCCCTATTGCTGTCTTTGCAGGATCACAGCTCTGACGTTCGGAAAAATGCAATTCGCGATGTTACCCGCGTCTATGATTTGATCAGTCAGATGAGTGAGTTGTTGGCTCATGCTGCCAGTGATCCTGATGCGGAAGTGCAGGAAACAGCACGGTGGGCATTGGGGCAATTAGGGCGAATCCGCTCTGTGCCTGAACTGAGTAGTGGAGCAAGCCTCTCTAACAGAACGCCTGAGCATCTGCCAGGAGACGTGTAG
- a CDS encoding prohibitin family protein, whose product MKAQYTQNVSSLVLGSLIAALLFLSLNSFIIINPGQAGVISILGKARDGALLEGIHFKPPLIAQVDVYDVTVQKFEVPAQSLTKDLQNLEASFAINFRLDPTQVVEVRRKQGTLQNLVSKVIAPQTQESFKIAAARRTAEEAITQRSELKQDFDSALSQRLEKYAVIVLDTSVVDLNFTREFSNAVEEKQIAEQRAQRAVYIAQEAAQEAQAEINRAQGKAEAQRLLAETLKAAGGQLVLQKEAIEAWREGGAQMPNVLVLGDDAGGVPFLFNLNNLGVQAQ is encoded by the coding sequence TTGAAGGCACAATATACGCAAAACGTGTCCAGCCTGGTGCTAGGGTCGCTCATTGCCGCATTGCTGTTTCTGAGCCTCAACTCGTTTATCATCATTAACCCCGGACAAGCGGGTGTGATTAGCATCCTCGGCAAAGCCAGGGATGGAGCCTTACTCGAAGGTATTCATTTCAAGCCTCCGTTGATCGCCCAGGTAGATGTCTACGACGTCACGGTGCAAAAATTTGAAGTCCCTGCCCAAAGCCTGACTAAAGATTTACAAAACTTAGAAGCCAGCTTTGCCATTAACTTTCGGCTTGATCCTACCCAAGTTGTAGAAGTGCGCCGCAAGCAGGGAACACTGCAAAACCTGGTTTCCAAGGTGATCGCCCCACAAACTCAGGAATCATTCAAAATCGCAGCGGCTCGACGTACTGCTGAGGAGGCCATCACTCAACGCAGTGAGCTTAAACAAGACTTTGACTCGGCTCTAAGCCAGCGGTTAGAAAAATATGCGGTGATTGTGCTGGATACCAGCGTGGTTGATCTCAACTTTACCCGCGAGTTTTCTAACGCGGTCGAAGAAAAGCAAATCGCCGAACAACGAGCACAGCGTGCCGTTTACATCGCCCAGGAAGCTGCTCAAGAAGCACAAGCCGAGATTAACCGGGCACAGGGTAAAGCTGAGGCACAACGCCTTTTAGCCGAAACCTTGAAAGCGGCAGGAGGTCAACTCGTGCTACAAAAAGAGGCGATCGAGGCTTGGCGTGAGGGGGGTGCTCAAATGCCCAATGTGTTGGTATTGGGCGATGACGCTGGCGGAGTACCGTTCTTGTTTAACCTCAATAACCTGGGGGTTCAGGCTCAATAA
- the sppA gene encoding signal peptide peptidase SppA, which yields MIWPFKPRFRKQIARIEVNGAIAGATRKRVLEALKTIEERKFPALLLRIDSPGGTVGDSQEIYSALKKLGEKIKIVASFGNISASGGVYIGMGASHIVANPGTITGSIGVILRGNNLERLLEKVGVSFKVIKSGPYKDILAFDRELTDPEKHILQELIDVSYSQFVQTVAEARHLSVETVRSFADGRIFTGQQALALGVVDRLGTEEDARRWAAELVGLDPDKTECYTFEEKKSVVNRFLSGNDRLQNSLETRLSSTTEWLEFELSTSGLPLWLYRP from the coding sequence ATGATTTGGCCCTTTAAGCCACGCTTTCGTAAACAAATTGCCCGAATTGAAGTTAATGGTGCGATCGCAGGAGCAACTCGTAAACGAGTATTAGAGGCTCTCAAAACCATTGAAGAACGTAAGTTTCCAGCATTATTGCTGCGAATTGATAGCCCTGGCGGTACAGTTGGCGACTCCCAAGAGATTTACAGTGCTCTGAAGAAGTTAGGAGAAAAAATTAAAATTGTCGCCAGTTTTGGCAATATCTCTGCCTCTGGTGGTGTCTATATCGGTATGGGTGCCAGTCACATCGTTGCTAATCCCGGCACGATTACAGGTAGCATTGGCGTGATTTTGCGCGGCAACAACTTAGAGCGGTTGCTTGAAAAAGTGGGTGTTTCCTTCAAAGTCATCAAATCCGGTCCCTACAAAGACATCCTGGCATTTGATCGGGAGTTGACCGACCCAGAAAAACACATCCTGCAAGAATTAATTGATGTCAGCTATAGCCAGTTTGTGCAAACGGTCGCTGAAGCCCGCCATCTGTCCGTTGAAACCGTCAGAAGTTTTGCCGATGGGCGCATCTTTACAGGTCAACAAGCCCTGGCATTGGGAGTGGTCGATCGCCTTGGCACCGAGGAAGATGCTCGCCGATGGGCAGCCGAGTTAGTTGGGTTAGATCCAGATAAGACTGAGTGTTATACCTTTGAAGAGAAGAAGAGCGTTGTCAATCGATTTCTCTCAGGGAATGATCGCTTACAAAATTCATTGGAAACTCGCCTATCTTCGACCACCGAATGGTTAGAGTTTGAACTATCAACGAGTGGCTTACCACTGTGGTTATATCGACCCTAG
- a CDS encoding response regulator transcription factor → MPLTILVVDDDPGTRLSIGDYLELSGYIVVVAENGQKALSLVEQYQPHLIVTDITMPEMDGYELVRQVRRQPAFRLLPVIFLTARTNTEERIRGYQLGCDLYLPKPFDLDELGAVIRNLLERSQLIQSEWRLRAQSTDAQKNETVESEHRLDDELAASEFRVKSIAGSVDLTPREKDVLDLLTDGLSNAQIGDRLHLSPRTVEKYVSSLLRKANSNNRAELVRFAMEHHLVE, encoded by the coding sequence ATGCCTCTGACCATTCTTGTCGTTGATGATGACCCTGGCACTCGGCTTTCAATCGGTGACTATCTCGAACTCTCTGGCTATATTGTGGTTGTGGCAGAAAATGGTCAAAAGGCACTGTCTCTTGTAGAGCAATATCAGCCTCACCTGATTGTGACCGACATTACAATGCCTGAGATGGATGGCTATGAGTTGGTCAGACAAGTTCGTCGGCAGCCCGCTTTTCGATTGTTGCCAGTGATTTTTCTAACTGCTCGGACCAACACTGAGGAGCGTATTCGGGGTTACCAGTTGGGCTGCGATCTCTATCTGCCCAAACCCTTTGATTTGGATGAGTTGGGGGCGGTGATTCGCAATTTATTAGAGCGATCGCAGTTAATTCAGTCAGAGTGGCGGTTACGAGCCCAGAGCACAGACGCTCAAAAAAATGAGACTGTTGAGTCGGAGCATCGCTTAGACGATGAGTTAGCCGCTTCTGAGTTTCGAGTGAAATCGATCGCGGGCAGTGTAGATCTGACTCCACGGGAAAAAGATGTGTTGGATCTGCTCACCGATGGCCTTTCCAACGCCCAAATTGGCGATCGCTTGCACCTTAGCCCTCGCACAGTTGAAAAATATGTGAGCAGCTTACTTCGCAAAGCCAACTCAAACAATCGAGCCGAACTCGTCCGCTTTGCGATGGAACATCATCTGGTTGAGTAA
- the aroH gene encoding chorismate mutase, producing the protein MGWRVQAIRGATTVSENSVEAIREAVTELLDELESCNQLDPNDIISATFSVTRDLDAIFPAAIARQRPKWDNVPLLDVQQMHVEGSLERCIRFLIHVNADPLMKIHHPYLRQAKALRPDWSMASL; encoded by the coding sequence GTGGGCTGGCGAGTGCAAGCAATTCGAGGGGCAACAACTGTTTCAGAAAATTCAGTTGAAGCGATTAGAGAAGCCGTAACCGAGTTATTGGATGAGCTAGAAAGCTGCAACCAACTCGACCCGAATGACATCATCAGTGCCACGTTTTCGGTGACTCGTGATCTCGATGCGATCTTCCCAGCCGCGATCGCCCGCCAACGACCTAAATGGGATAACGTCCCTCTCCTGGACGTACAACAGATGCATGTTGAGGGCAGTCTAGAGCGTTGCATTCGCTTCCTGATTCATGTCAACGCTGACCCTTTGATGAAGATTCACCACCCTTACCTGCGGCAGGCAAAAGCCCTGCGCCCAGATTGGAGTATGGCATCTCTGTAA
- a CDS encoding photosystem II protein Y: MDFDWRILVVLSPVLLAGGWAVYNIGQAALKQVQGFLSK; the protein is encoded by the coding sequence ATGGATTTCGATTGGCGCATTCTCGTGGTGCTGTCGCCTGTGCTGTTGGCTGGTGGCTGGGCAGTTTACAACATCGGACAGGCTGCCCTAAAGCAGGTGCAAGGCTTTTTGAGTAAATAA
- a CDS encoding gamma carbonic anhydrase family protein, which produces MSLYWCSPDLSQAAFVAANATVMGQVEVALGASIWYGAVVRGDVERIVIGQCTNIQDGAVLHGDPGKPTVLEDYVTVGHRAVIHSAHIEQGSLIGIGAIVLDGVRVGAGSIVGAGSVVTKDVPARSLVVGIPGKIARQISDEEAVDLIEHARRYEKLALVHAGKGADLGFTGTV; this is translated from the coding sequence ATGTCCTTGTATTGGTGTTCTCCAGATTTGTCTCAAGCTGCTTTTGTTGCTGCTAATGCCACCGTTATGGGTCAGGTGGAGGTTGCACTGGGAGCAAGCATCTGGTACGGAGCAGTGGTACGAGGAGATGTTGAGCGGATTGTGATTGGGCAATGCACCAACATTCAGGATGGGGCTGTGTTGCACGGTGATCCGGGTAAACCAACGGTTTTAGAAGATTATGTGACGGTAGGGCACCGAGCCGTAATTCACAGTGCCCACATTGAGCAGGGCAGTTTGATTGGCATTGGGGCGATCGTTTTAGACGGGGTGCGAGTGGGGGCAGGGAGCATTGTTGGGGCGGGATCGGTGGTGACAAAGGATGTTCCGGCACGATCGCTTGTGGTTGGCATTCCAGGGAAGATAGCACGCCAGATCTCGGATGAGGAAGCAGTTGACCTGATCGAACACGCCCGTCGATATGAAAAGTTAGCACTGGTTCACGCCGGGAAAGGAGCTGATCTAGGCTTCACCGGAACTGTGTAA
- a CDS encoding Gfo/Idh/MocA family oxidoreductase gives MQESSLLEQTHSHTQRNPIEPIRVGVIGVGNMGQHHTRVLSLLKDVELVGIADVNVDRGLDTASKYRVRFFENYHDLLGLVDAVCIAVPTRLHYSVGMTCLQAGVHVLIEKPIAANIAEAESLVNAAAESHCILQVGHIERFNPAFQELSKVLKTEELLALEAHRMSPYSDRANDVSVVLDLMIHDIDLLLELAGAPVSKLTASGSRASDSGYLDYVTATLGFTNGIVATLTASKVTHRKIRRIAAHCKNSLTEADFLNNEILIHRQTTANCLTDYGQVLYRQDGLIEKVYTSNIEPLHAELDHFVNCVRGGNQPSVGGEQALKALRLASLIEQMALDGQVWEPCNPNITLADPSAPHGLKY, from the coding sequence GTGCAAGAGAGTTCATTGCTTGAGCAGACCCACAGTCACACACAACGAAACCCTATAGAACCCATCCGCGTTGGTGTGATTGGTGTTGGCAATATGGGTCAACATCACACTCGCGTGCTGAGCCTTTTGAAGGATGTAGAACTGGTTGGAATCGCAGATGTCAACGTCGATCGAGGGCTAGATACTGCCAGCAAATACCGAGTCCGCTTTTTTGAAAATTATCACGACTTGCTGGGGCTCGTAGACGCCGTCTGTATCGCCGTCCCGACTCGATTGCACTACTCAGTAGGCATGACGTGTTTGCAAGCAGGTGTCCATGTTCTCATCGAAAAGCCGATCGCTGCCAACATTGCTGAAGCTGAATCTTTAGTCAATGCTGCTGCCGAATCGCATTGCATTCTTCAAGTTGGGCATATCGAACGCTTTAATCCTGCTTTTCAAGAGTTGAGTAAAGTCCTTAAAACAGAAGAGTTATTGGCATTAGAGGCGCATCGGATGAGCCCCTATTCCGATCGCGCCAATGATGTCTCGGTCGTGCTGGACTTGATGATCCACGACATTGACCTGCTACTCGAATTGGCAGGTGCACCCGTCAGTAAGCTGACCGCCAGTGGTAGTCGTGCCTCTGACTCCGGCTATCTCGACTACGTCACCGCGACCCTGGGCTTTACGAATGGCATCGTTGCTACGCTAACCGCTAGCAAAGTCACCCACCGTAAGATTCGCCGGATTGCAGCCCACTGCAAAAACTCCTTGACCGAGGCTGACTTCCTCAACAATGAGATTTTGATTCATCGGCAAACCACGGCAAATTGCCTGACAGACTATGGGCAGGTGCTCTATCGGCAAGATGGGTTGATCGAAAAGGTTTACACCAGCAATATTGAGCCACTCCATGCTGAGCTAGACCACTTTGTTAACTGTGTACGCGGTGGCAACCAACCCTCTGTTGGTGGAGAGCAAGCCCTGAAAGCGCTGCGCCTCGCCAGTTTGATCGAACAAATGGCACTGGATGGGCAAGTCTGGGAGCCTTGCAACCCCAACATCACCCTTGCTGATCCGTCGGCACCTCATGGGCTGAAGTACTAA
- a CDS encoding glycosyltransferase family 4 protein: protein MESGVTAIAQPLNILMLSTSVGALGSGLGGGVELTLRNIAVELQQRGHRVQVVAPTGSVLTHVPLIEIAGQLQVAAQTQDRTAAIAIPEDAVIANMWQYAHQVQQDYDVLINFAYDWLPFYLTSFFDRPIAHLVSMGSLTNAMDQVIQQVANQFPGTIGVHSRAQAETFAFADQCRSLGNGLDLVLYDFCEVPEERLAWVGRIAPEKGLEDAIAAAYQASLPLQIWGAIQDEAYWQTIRQIYPNAVVQYGGFLPTEQLQRSLGTCQGLLMTPKWVEAFGNVAIEALACGVPVITYRRGGPAEIVEHGKTGWLVEPDSIDGLVEAIARLRDIDRHTCRQQAEQQYSMAAMGDRVEAWLRDVLGEVEG from the coding sequence ATGGAATCGGGAGTAACCGCGATCGCTCAACCACTTAACATACTAATGCTCTCGACCTCGGTAGGTGCTCTCGGCTCTGGCTTGGGGGGTGGGGTCGAATTAACTCTCCGCAACATCGCAGTTGAGCTACAACAACGAGGTCATCGGGTGCAAGTGGTTGCCCCCACTGGCTCTGTCCTGACTCATGTGCCTCTGATCGAAATTGCCGGACAATTGCAGGTCGCTGCCCAGACGCAAGACCGCACCGCGGCGATCGCCATCCCAGAAGATGCGGTGATAGCCAATATGTGGCAGTATGCCCATCAAGTCCAACAGGACTATGATGTGTTGATTAACTTCGCCTATGATTGGTTGCCCTTTTATCTCACATCCTTCTTCGATCGCCCAATCGCTCATTTGGTCAGTATGGGGTCATTGACGAATGCGATGGATCAGGTCATTCAGCAGGTTGCAAATCAATTTCCAGGAACGATCGGGGTTCATAGCCGTGCCCAGGCAGAGACATTTGCCTTTGCAGATCAATGCCGTTCTTTAGGAAATGGGCTGGATCTCGTGCTCTACGATTTTTGTGAAGTGCCGGAAGAGCGACTCGCCTGGGTTGGGCGCATCGCTCCTGAAAAAGGACTGGAGGATGCGATCGCGGCTGCCTATCAAGCCTCACTGCCCCTCCAGATTTGGGGGGCGATTCAAGATGAAGCCTACTGGCAAACCATCCGCCAAATCTATCCCAACGCTGTCGTTCAATATGGAGGCTTTCTGCCGACGGAACAACTGCAACGCAGCCTGGGAACCTGCCAGGGATTGCTGATGACCCCTAAGTGGGTTGAAGCATTTGGCAATGTGGCGATCGAGGCTCTTGCCTGTGGTGTTCCGGTAATCACCTACCGTCGGGGTGGACCCGCCGAGATTGTAGAACACGGCAAAACAGGATGGTTGGTCGAACCCGATAGCATTGATGGATTGGTCGAGGCGATCGCACGTCTTAGAGACATTGACCGACACACCTGTCGCCAACAAGCAGAGCAACAGTACTCAATGGCAGCAATGGGCGATCGAGTAGAAGCCTGGTTGCGCGATGTGCTGGGCGAGGTGGAAGGATGA
- a CDS encoding DMT family transporter: MQSKLTESKLTVAPLLLVAPFFLWGTAMVAMKGTIDHTTPLFMAGVRLVPAGIIILIAAIAMGRTQPKTGIAWLWIALFGFVDGALFQGFLAEGLMRTGAGLGSVMIDSQPLAVALMARFLFAEQVGLWGWLGLAFGIVGISLIGLPDDWVLAALHGQWGAIAGQSSVNVVQQLFQSGEWLMLLAALSMAVGTVLVRYVCQHVDPVVATGWHMIFGGVPLFVLSGVFEAQQWTHLTGYDWLALSYATVFGSAIAYGLFFYFAASGNLTSLSSLTFLTPVFALLFGNLVLSEVLTSVQWVGVGLTLVSIYLINQREVLSRLFQTKFSQRVTSQPENAAVSEVTQLGSKSGEASAQLVLSEIEPEG, encoded by the coding sequence ATGCAATCAAAGCTAACTGAGTCCAAACTGACCGTCGCCCCTCTGCTATTGGTGGCTCCCTTTTTTCTTTGGGGAACGGCAATGGTTGCGATGAAGGGAACGATTGATCACACCACTCCTTTATTTATGGCAGGAGTGCGGCTGGTTCCCGCAGGCATCATTATCCTGATTGCCGCGATCGCGATGGGCAGGACTCAGCCAAAGACTGGCATTGCATGGCTCTGGATCGCGCTGTTTGGATTCGTGGATGGGGCATTGTTCCAGGGATTTCTGGCGGAAGGCTTAATGAGAACTGGAGCCGGACTGGGTTCCGTCATGATTGACTCTCAGCCCCTGGCAGTGGCTCTGATGGCGCGATTTCTGTTTGCCGAGCAGGTCGGTTTGTGGGGTTGGCTGGGGCTGGCGTTTGGTATTGTGGGCATTAGCTTGATTGGTCTGCCAGATGATTGGGTGCTGGCAGCGTTGCATGGTCAGTGGGGGGCGATCGCCGGACAATCCAGTGTCAACGTGGTGCAGCAGTTGTTTCAGAGTGGTGAGTGGCTGATGCTGTTGGCGGCTCTGTCGATGGCGGTGGGTACTGTGCTGGTGCGCTATGTGTGTCAGCACGTTGACCCTGTAGTGGCGACGGGTTGGCACATGATTTTTGGGGGTGTGCCGCTGTTTGTGTTGTCAGGTGTTTTTGAAGCTCAGCAGTGGACTCACCTCACTGGTTATGATTGGTTGGCATTAAGCTACGCGACCGTGTTTGGTAGTGCGATCGCCTATGGATTGTTCTTTTATTTCGCAGCAAGCGGTAATCTGACGAGTCTGAGTTCGCTCACGTTTTTGACTCCAGTTTTTGCTCTGCTGTTTGGCAATTTGGTGTTGTCTGAGGTGCTGACTTCAGTGCAGTGGGTTGGGGTTGGGCTAACGCTGGTCAGTATCTATCTCATCAATCAACGAGAGGTACTATCGCGACTGTTCCAGACTAAGTTCAGTCAGCGCGTTACTTCCCAGCCAGAGAATGCGGCTGTTTCAGAAGTTACTCAGCTTGGTTCCAAATCTGGAGAGGCATCTGCACAGTTGGTGCTCTCAGAGATTGAGCCTGAGGGTTAG